The DNA window GAATCTGcctttttgtttgagaaaaaatgaatataaatcAGTCAATAATATAGGGAACAGAATGGTGAGAAGAACGATGCATTGTTTTTTCTGCAATTATATTTGTTAAACCAAAGCCATTTTCCAACACTTATTTTCCAACACTTATATAAAAGGATAGCAGTCTCATGTCAAGATAAAAAGGATAATATTCATATTCCTAGCTTCTTCTATCACATAGAATTCACAAACTGTACTGCTTCAGTGCCAAGTGAAAGTCAGCTCTTCTGAATAAGTTGTCGCTTTAATTAAGGATTCATTTGAACTATGATCATATCACAATAATGGCCAGATTCAGAAGGCCTAACATATACACCGTTTATGATGTATAAAACGACACAGTACAGCACATGTCGTGCCGTTCCACATTGCAAAGTCTCGTGAAAGAAATCTGTAAGGTAGGCCATAATACAAGAAAATTTCATCTCAAATTGGAGTGCAACTGTTTTATTATGTATCATCATTTTCAATGGGTTGTAGTCTTTGGTTCCTCTGCATTTATGTTTATAGTCGTATGCCTCAAATTGCTTCATTGGAGAACGAGGTAAGAAGGCCCCATACGAAATAATTTTTCACTTGCAAGCATATATAAAATGGCAAATTTATCTTACAGTtgtgtttaatgtttaatgaCTAATGTTATTGAATATtatagtttattatttttttaaatgagtattatttatttttacggaCTTCTTATTATCGGTCTTCCATGCGAGTTAAAGAAGTTAAGCAATGCTGAACTTTCTGACTCATGTATATATAAACTGGATTTCAATAGATCGTCCTCACAATACTCACTAATAGTAGATATAAATCAAAAGTCTATAAGATACGAAGTCATTTGAAAGGACGAGGTATTTAAATATCAGACCATTTTACTGTTCATCTTTATCTTTACAAACAATTATTTTGATTCAAACATTAGAGTAGTTTCGagacattaaaaaaaatgaacatcTTTGATCATTCTTTATTATGTATGGAGTCacctattaaaattttaaagaagctAAAGTCGTGTCAATTTAATGACAAGTTTCACttgttttaaatttagaaaaattccATTTTGTAGTGGATCCTTCAGTAAcaaattttactaatttatgGAAGAATTTTCCATTTGTTATTGTGTGAAAAATAACACCTTAGGCAAGCATTTCAATCATACATACGACTCCGGACTGAGGTATGATACCTTAGTCGGGCCCAATTTTGATATCCGTGGATTGGGCTTATTTATAAATGTTGGGTTGGGCTGTTGGATCAAATAATCACTGACATCCAAATGAACTTGAGCAATTTCCAAGGAAAACCATACTCTTTTGGGTAAAAGTTAAAACGAAGAACAAATTTTTCCAATTCTTCAAGAATGAGACAAAAGAGCCtttttacataaattaatttaacctTTCTTCAATTTTTGTCTCTACCACTTTTTTTCAACTCAGCAGTTCAACAGGCCAAAAATGGGTCGTAAAACATTTTGCTACCATCTCCTGCTTCATTTTGCTTTGCTCTTTATCCTGTCGAACGCTGAAGACATCAGCCTCCGTCCTCAAGCTCTCGATTCTTTCAATCTAAGCTTAATCCAGGTACATACTCGTGATCTTCTTCTTTCATTCACAATTCCTTGCTGTAATTTCTCATTCTGTTTCTTCTTGTTCCGGAAAATTAAACAGAACGCGGGGAGCTGTTCATATGAGGTGATTATTTCAACCAGCTGTTCCTCTTCCAAATACACTCGCGATCAGATCAGCCTTGCTTTCGGCGACGCTTTTGGCAATCAGGTTCTCATTTCTTACCCTGtatgattatttaatttcaCTGAATATTGAATTATTTAGAAGTGCAAACCAAAAATCGTTTTAATTTAGCTCTGTATGAGATTAATTAGTTTAGACTGTGAATTAGCGACCGAGAAATCAATTTACTATGTTATGACGACGATGACGATTAATATTGATGTATATTACAAAACTTTGACTAGTCTTCGATGAtctgtaaattatttatttgttgatGGTTGTGAATATTAACTAATGGCGTGCTGGTTGTAATTTTTGCATTTAGCTGTATGTTTGTTAAGATAACGACTTGTTAATTACAATAGCATTAAATTTCGAGAGCCTTGACGAATTTCAATTGATTTTCGAAGACCAgacaaatataaacatatagTACGAGAATTTTAAGATGAGTTTTATCGGAAAACAAATATCAGTGCGTAAAGCTTCGATGAAATGCAtcaaatagtaaaattatttgaCTTGTGAAACGCCTAATGATCAGATATATGCACCGAGGCTGGATGATCCATCCTCCGATACGTTTGAAAGCTGCTCATCTGATACATTTCAGATAACTGGACCATGTGCGCATCAGATATGTTATGTTTATCTGTATAGAACTGGACCCGATGGCTGGAAACCTGTAAGTGTGAAGATTCAGGGTTACAATTCATTTCCTGTTAGATTTGACTACAACGTTTTCATTCCGAGTGATACTTGGTATGGCTTTAATTATTGCGGTAGCTCCTCTTTTGCGCCGCTTCATAAAATTTCAGGATGGTTTTTGTATCCTCTTCTGGTAGTTGTTGCTAGTCTTCTTGTAGTGTAATTTGAGGTTTGCAATTGCATATTGTAGTTGAAGTGCAGTTGATTGCATTTTTCATACTGTGATTTGAAATTGTAGCTAATTCGAACAGTTATGGACGAACTAATGCAAATTTTACAGTACTAAGTCAGCTTTGGATTATGTCTTTCTGAATTTGAATTCTTATGTTATTGGAGAAAAGAAAACGGACTTTGAATTGTATGACCTACAAGTTGtgtgtattaataaatatagattAATGAGCAAAATATCtgaatttgtttatcttttgatTCATTTGACAGATGAAAAATAACACAATGAGTAAGTGAACTTCGTAGATGTTCTGTTTGGATTTCCAAAATTTTCagtttgaaaaagaaaaataaagtttaaacaaatttttttgaaacttggcaatgttaattactaactttcattttttaacaaattggtacaccgactaATCATGCAAAACAACACGTGGTTGTGTATTACAATGTCCATATTCGTATTTTTTTAAGTCGGTGAaccaatttgtcaaaaaaattttgtgattttatttgcaattaacccttttaaatCTATCTGAACCgagtttttagaaatttaagattcTTCGAATCAAACTAAATccaaatttcaatttagttttcttttttaaGTTTAGCTCATTTTCTGTTATAGTTCATTTCCGAaccaacaaaaaattaaattaatcaaatcaaacatattgaatttgttttttttgcttaaattctaaCGTTTTGCGTTTTGTAGCGGTTTAgtcctattttttaaaaaatgttgtcttgtacattttgatttttcattttttaggaGTATTATGCAACCCAACACCAATTTTTAGACATTTTTTGCtctatttttgattaaaaaaaaacgaCTATAAGCCACACAATGCAAAAGAACTGAAGATTAGGATGTTCACTATGACATCTTAAAAACGAGGTTATATCGCTACAAACTTGAAAAGTTAGatttaatatgcaaataactcttcatttttctaatttataaaccaaattaaatcataatatgacaaaatttttttttagataaatataatATGACAAATATacttgattgttttttttttttgataattggagaggGGGCGCTAGTGGGAGAAAACGAACCCACGATTTAGCAGTTTGTTGTCtaacgcttatatcatttgagttatatcTCATTGGTtccttttagttttgttttgaaaaaaaagctatctcaaaaaatcaaaatattatgaaaGGAATATTGGCAAATTAAATTCAAGTATATGATGTTTATAGAGATCTATTCTCATAGTTTACATCCCGTATAAATTATAtgccattttttattttgtagtctaaatcaattttttgacaattttaattatatatggcAATACGAGAACTCTTATGCCACATATGATTAAAATTGTAGGAAAATTGGTTTGgactaaaaaatgtaaaaatgaaaaatattaaaatttacatgTAATGTTTTGAACCATGGATGCCATCGCTACATACATCAGGCATTGAGATTGAATATGCCAATACCGTATTATAAATGTAAcggataattaaaaaaatgaagagaCTAATATTTTAAagctatttttatttaaacttttaaatattgaaaaGAATTATCgtatgattaaattatttattattaatttaatttaaaaaaaaaaacaaaaaatgatgatatatttgtaaaaatattatattttcatttcCCTCCACCATTTtccataatttaatttaatattaaaatatagtaatttcTTGATTTTTTGGCGCAGCAGCACCGACTCATGGCaagatatttattatttttattgtcaAGCGGTATAAGGAATTTTAGTTATTGATACTAATCGAACGGCAAAAATCAAACTTAAGTAGGGTTTTAAAATCCAAGGGTCCAAATCAAATTCACCTCAAAACTATAAATTCACAAACCCTAACAACTTACTCTTCCTCTTTGCTACCTCCTTGCTCGCGCAATTTCATTGCCACAATTTTCCATAGCAGGAGAAAGCTCACAACTCATAACTCACCACTCTCTTCATAATACTATAATCCCTATACCATGCCATCAATTGATATAGCCTGTAAGTTATCCGATTCAAACGagaaaaaatcagaaaaaaagatgaagaagaaaatcCACCTGGAAACTTCCGACGAGGAAATGGTTTCAGTTTCCGATAAGAAGCAACAGAAGAAGAAGGATAAAGAGAAGAAGAAGCGGAAAGCCGAGGAGGTTGATGAAGAAGTAAGAAGCGAGACGAGTTCGGAGCTTGTCGAGCCGAATTTGAAGTCGGATAAGAAAGCTAGTAAAAAGGCGAAGATTGTTAAGGAAGATGATGATAGTGAGGTGGAGAAAGTAACGGAGGATCATCAGTATGCGATTTCGAAGTTTCGAATATCAGAGCCTTTGAAAGTTAAGCTTAAATCTAAAGGAATTGAGTCTTTGTTTCCTATTCAAGCTATGacttttgatgatattttggaCGGCTGTGATTTGGTTGGTCGTGCTCGGACTGGTCAGGTATAGCATTGATAGTTTTAATTAGTTATCTCTGagctttttttaattatgatttgcATTGTGAAATTGTTGGAGCTGTTCgaacaaataaagaaataatCAGTTTCTTTATAGAAACAGTTGAATTGAAATTGGAACAAATTACCCTCAAATTAACCCAAATGTCAACAGAAATTAGTTTTGTTAAAGGACTGCTGTGAGTCGGTGTTTTAATCTCTAGTAATTTGTTTCTGTGTTGATGCTGTGCAGGGTAAAACACTGGCATTTGTGTTGCCTATTTTGGAGTCTTTAACAAATGGGCAGGCAAAAGCGTCGAGGAGGACAGGGTATGGCAAGGCGCCCAGTGTTCTCATTCTTCTTCCGACTAGGGAATTGGCCAATCAGGTATTACTGTGGGAAGCTTGCTACTTGTAACCTTGTTTTCTTATTTGCTATATTGTTATGTTGTTGTTTCATAGTTAACTACTTTGAACTGTTAAGTTTACTGATGTAGTCATTTGAACTTTTTGAAAGGTATTTGATGACTTCAAAGTTTATGGTGAGTCATTGGGTTTGACAGCTTGCTGTTTGTACGGAGGAGCCTCCTATAATCCTCAAGAAATGAGCTTAAAGAGAGGAGTGGATATCGTTGTTGGAACACCAGGCCGCATAAAGGTGTGCCTtcttttatttctatttattgttttttttatactgGGTGTTTTTGACGTTTTGTTTGTGTATCTCTAATCATAGTTCAATTTTCTTTTGGAAACTTTGTAGGATCACATAGAGAGAGGCAACATTGACCTTAGCTATTTAAAGTTTCGTGTCCTGGATGAGGCTGATGAAATGCTGAGAATGGGCTTTGTTGAAGATGTTGAACTTATACTTGGTATGTTTCTTTGTATATAATATTATGAAGAATTAAAGAGTACATTTAATTGATTGTGATTTAATCATTTGCAATCATATAATAAGGTCTTATTGAAGTTCATTTTCacaaaaatgaatatttttacGCACTTTGATggtttaaaatgaattatatgtataatacataATGTATTATAATTGTTAAACGATTGTTCTATTACACGAGAGATGGTTCAAGAAAGGGACAAAGTCAATCTGCTAAATCATGAGAATACATGCTGTTTGTTCTTTAGGCTTAAGAATGAATTTCACTTAATTAAGTGTCCAATTTGCAGTTCCTTGAAATGAAAAGTTATCGGAATGTTCTTAATTTTATCTATTGCTCATTGTTAGAAGGTTTTCTGATGGTGAATAATCCTTGGTCATAACACTATCATAGGTTCTTCTGCATAGAACAAATTGTTTTTGGGAATTGAAAGTTCATTCAACCTTAATGCTAAACTTTATTGCGGGCATTTCAGTCCACTGTTTCACTTTGGTACAATTTGATTACTGCAAGTTCACTTTcgttttattattttgtagGAAAAGTTGCGGATGTAACCAAAGTTCAGACACTTCTCTTCAGTGCCACCTTACCAATTTGGGTTAAACAAGTTAGTTTCTTTGCCATTATGTTGGACTTAAACTCTCACTTCAAAATCCTAATTGCTTTATCTTTTCTATATGGTATGCTGTGCTCCTTTGTTtatgattataattatttttcttcatt is part of the Mercurialis annua linkage group LG3, ddMerAnnu1.2, whole genome shotgun sequence genome and encodes:
- the LOC126671466 gene encoding embryo-specific protein ATS3B-like, with the protein product MGRKTFCYHLLLHFALLFILSNAEDISLRPQALDSFNLSLIQNAGSCSYEVIISTSCSSSKYTRDQISLAFGDAFGNQIYAPRLDDPSSDTFESCSSDTFQITGPCAHQICYVYLYRTGPDGWKPVSVKIQGYNSFPVRFDYNVFIPSDTWYGFNYCGSSSFAPLHKISGWFLYPLLVVVASLLVV